The Paramormyrops kingsleyae isolate MSU_618 chromosome 23, PKINGS_0.4, whole genome shotgun sequence sequence TTGGGCCcatgagcaagacccttaagcCAAACTGCTCCAAGAACTGGTTGGCCTCTCTGTCACAATTGTTCATCACTTTGGATTAAAGTGTCTGCTGCATAAACGTAGTGTAAATGGTATTCTACGTTCCggaggggggggcagaaccTATTTCGGGCATCCCTCTGTTTAAACACTTGTCTCTCCAAAAGTCTCTCCATGGCTGTTTCCTTTAGTAATGAAACATGGTTTATAATTGATTACTTGGGAATATCTGAATCAGATCAGAAGCTACTAAAAATGAATGTAGATTTGCAGAAATGTCCCTCAACAGTCCCTGGCTGCACTGTAAGCTCAGGAGCTAATTACAATAGCTGTGACGCTGCTGTTTGTATTAAGTTACTAACCTGCCAATTGAGAAAAGTCCCATGAAGAAGATTGCTGTCAGGAAGTCGTGCCAGTGATACTGAGCACCAAGGATGTCAATTACCTTACCGGTGTAATAGGGAATAAACATTTCACCTGGAACAAACACAAAAACGTAAAATCAGAAGAGTTCTGAATGAGTGTGTATGTCTTCTAAATGTATAAAATCTGGTTAATATACACTTACACAGAACAGCCAGGGAGAGGAAGACGAAGGCACCCAGAAGAAGCAGGTAGTCAGGTTTATACAAGCTGATCACTCTCATGAATAACACTCGTGCTTTCTGCTGTTTACCTTTTCCATCGTCTTCCCCGTTTGTGTCAGGGAACACGAACTCCCAAAACATACAGGCAGCAGCGGCTGCTATGGAGGTTAAAAATGTGAATCCCGGACTGCCCACAGGGCCGATCCCCGTCTCCAGCGGACCCCCGAACGCCGCTATCCGGCCGCTCTCATACACCGAGCCCAGGAAACAGTGAACCGCCGCCCAGCGTCTCATCACCGGTCTGGAGGTCTGATCCACAGTGGGGAGCCACAGGCTGCAGATCAGCGCCCATCTGATCGCTGCCGCCGACCACAGAAACGCCAGCAGTCCTGCGACATCGTTACTGCCAAATACAGGGAGCAACGGAGCAGCTCCACAGCCCAGAAGGTAAAATAAAGCTGCGTCAAAGCAGACTGCAGCTGTGTATGACACGACGGTATGCATGGTGCGGGTTTGGATGAACTAAACTCATAAGACCTGTACAAAATAGACAATATTTAATTTCAGTAAGCTCACATGGCAACGTTCATTTAAATGCTGTTACTATAGCTATTAATAAGGAAACTTAAATTAACAGACCTAGGTCTTCATAAATATACTATTTTGTCTCCGTAAACATTGTCATTAAAATAAGTTAAATCGCCCGCAactttacttttaatttagGCTCCATGGTCTCCCTTGCTAAGGAAATCACCATACCACAGGAAATCATCCCAAACAACACATTTCGTACTAGAATTTTTCATGGTAATACTTAAAAATGTTATAATGCcgttgttttatttgtatatggGAGGTTGATGAATGCAATGCTTACCTGTTCTCGGTCCGCAAACACAATGCATCAGAACTGTTCTTTTACTTTCGATTTCCTTCCCAAAATTCCCCTTCGCGCCAGAGTAACTAACTTACGTGTCACGGTCTcctatttcttttcttttcttctttttttttttaccggtAACTGTGTATTTGTAATTCTTTCTTTATATATGAAGTAAACCCGGCCAGATGTTGGTAGCCGTCTCTGCAAGGGCACATAACTTTCGTCCAGTGTGGCACTTTGCATTCAAATTAGTATTGACtaatttatattatacattaaatgcaattttatatatttagatAAGTTTGTCAATATTGATTATTAATTATGTCAATAttgattattaattaattatgcgAATGggtgtatcagtgtgtgtgtgtgtgccctccgatggactggcatccaacCCAGAGTGCCCATTGCCTCATGCCCTttgtttcctgggataggctactGGTTCAGTGTcaccttgtactggataagcggttGGAAGCTGGGTGGATGATTTCTACTTTGTTCTATCCCTCCTAAAAATATACCTGGTATGTCAAAGTAGATGTTAAATCCCTAAACATGTTACCATTCCATGCCTCATATGTCCAAATTGTGTTTATTGCAGTTTCAATTTGATACAAatctaaaattaaaaattaaaacaatattGATGTACATGATCATTTGTTTAAAATCAGTTTTTCAGGTCAAGGAACATAACAGAACTGCCCACTGGTCTATGCAGTCCTCTAAAGCTGGTTCATATATGTACACATGCAAGCTGTTAACCACTATGTTTGTCTATTTTTTATCATTGTATACTTTGTCAAAATAGCCAGACTTAACCTCTGTAGGGAAGTCAATATCTTTTTGACCTCAATTGTCAAAAAAAGTGGGCAGctcatttcccagaatgcacttcTCCTCTGTTCCTTTCTTGTCAATAGTTACGATGTAGGCCACACCTCCACTGGAGCCGTCTCTGCTCATGGCTAAAGACAGAGCTGGGGACAGGAGACAAATGGATAAAACTACTGTACTGTGACGCTAACAGGACATTATAACAGTATTATGTTATAAAAAATCAAGATAATGTACAGGCCAACCATAGAATCAATTTTTACTATTACTCTGtaaacacacactcacgcacaggtttgtaattttatctttctggggactctccattcatttctatggggaaaactgtattcccaacatgacgaccttaacccctacccaaccctaaccttaaccataagtaaccaaacaaaatgagaCTTTTACATTCacagacctgaaaaatggtccccataacatcaaaataacaggtttttattacattgtgggagaCATTtgctccccacaatgtaatataaacctagtccacacacagatacacacacactgtcacgcACACCGGTCAGGCGATCGCCACGAGGACCCGCCGCTCAGTCATTGTGAAATGACCCAAGCCCTTTCTACCTCCATCGCCAGTACTGTGAGTACTCCAGTCTTTGGTTCTCTCCCTCTGATTGTGTGTGCGTTTAGAACGCGGATTCCAGTGGGAATCTCTACTCTTTATTTAAAGAGCGTTCTTAGAATAATTGCGTGGTTATCCTACCTTTTCGTGTAAACTCCGCGTCTGCGTTACCATCCACGCTACACAAGCTATCCGCGGTCGCCAGTCTTTCTCCGTATTTTCTGCTCGAAATACTGATACACACTctgtggccactttattaggttgGTAGGTAGGATGCAATTTTGTCTCCAGTACTGCTTCACAGTTGGACAAGCTATGTGTTCATAGAAACTTTTCTGTACACCGCTGTTATAATGAACTGGCCACTTTATGTACAGTAAGCATGCAAGcactaataaaaaataataaaacactaaGCTGTAAACAACATATGTAGTATGACAAATACAAAAACTTGCATAAAACTGAACTGAGAGGAAAGAGTGGATGATAGTAGCTACTCACTGTTGACAACAAATTCCTGGCACTCCCTGCGGCTCATGCCTGCTCGGTACTCAGCATCGATGAAACCGTACACATAGGAGCTGCCGGAGCCGCCCACTGCGAAGGGCTGTCTGCACAGGAGGCCATTAAGGGTCACGAACACCTGGGAGAAGGAGCCTCCACTGTCAGTACTCCACTGGCTGCATGGCAGTGGTCAGTGAAAGTACTGCAGTGCGAAAACTGCTGGGATAAAAATATATGTGGATGTGTATACACAGTGCTGTGCAAAACTCTTAGGCAAAGAAAATGCTTAAAGTTGATTATCCCGACATAAAGTGTaaatttgctcagaaaaaaaaaaaaaagaatatatgCCAATgaatccacccacccatccatccacccttcaattttctgtaactgcttgtcttattcagggttgtggggggtccaaATGCTATAATccaaggcaggggacaacccattttggggtgccaacccatcgcagatATGCAAAtttatagtgacaataaaaactaacaagaatttctgtCAAAAAGTTACTCATATCTTATTGGATGAAACTTTCACTCTATGCAGCCCCTTAGGAAACTAATTGTTGCACTGTTTTAAATGTTATGTTAGTTATtctattttatcattattactaGGTGTGATTCTTGCACTAGAAGCACCTGCTTCTTCATTTTGTTGTTCATGTGCAAAATGACACAGAGGTGACTTTGTCTGAGACATATGTCTATGCAAATAAAGGACATTATTTAATATGAAATCTCATCAAACTACCATAGCAGCTAAATGATCTTTCCCCTTACTGACCTGCCCCCCAGCCCGCCTGTCCCAGCCGGCCACGATGAGATGAGCGGACAGTTCCTCCTTGTACTTGTATGAGATGTTCTTCACCAGAGTCGCTGCTGAGCGGACCAGGGGGTCCTCCCCTATTTCTATGCTGAAATACACCGAGAAAGTATCTTATTGGCACCTGGCTACTGAACAAGCAGGTCACACCACAAACATGGACGCTAAGGTACCTGTGCACATCCAGCTGGTAGTTGACGACCTCTGCAATGGTCTGAGCATCGGCAGCAGAACCAGACAAAGCGCAGTAGATTTTGTCATGGAGGGGGGAGAGTTTGTTCATCACCCGATTCACCACAGACTCCCTAATGCAAATACAGATGGTGCATCAAGAACCATTGAAGTGACAGAGATGGACAAAAAGAagcagagatggagagagagagacataccCGGCAGAAACGCGGGAATCTGATCCCAGCACCACTCCACCATCAAACTCGATGGCTATAATAGTAGTCTGGAAAAAACGTGGGAAACATGACTGGTGCGATATTTAGCTCGATGAAGCTAACTTACTCACACAGTATAGGCCTACTTCAAAAGCTGCTAACCAAAGGCTGGTTACATGCATattaaaaatatgcaaataatgtCATTAAGtaatgttttctttaaaaataagtaCTGCATGAACCATCGTTATTATCGTCTTTTTTCTAGACGTCATGGTATAAAGACATTCagaattttaatatttctttaaaaactCTGTATCTAATGTAGTCGGCCTACTGTACTTACCCCTGTTTTGACTTCCTCGGAAAGCCAGGAAGGCTCAGGTGATTCCTCCAGcatatttttctattatttAGTTTTGCCGATCTTAAATACGATATCCTTGTAATTACTATCGCTATATTAACTATAATTAGTTATACTCTCCAGGATAACACGTACGTATTTTAATCCCCAATCCGCAGCAGGCTAATTCCACACGGCCGTCAGCGAGCAGTTTGATTCTGGGAGAAGCCCGATTATTTCGATAATAAAAGACTTTCGTTATTGAAAGACGCTACAGCATTGAAAGTGCAAGAAACCGATGTTGGAcagtttaaaacaaaaatacctTTATCACTGATATTTAATTACAGCTAAACCATTTTCAACGCACGTTCTTCCATTTTTTTCAGatgaaattgaaaatgaaacCTAATTTGGTCATTTACGGGAGGAGGAGCTTTTCGAAAACCGTGATAAATCTGTTGGTGAAAATTATTCTTATTTAGCATGTTCTGTTGGAAGCACAATTACAAATTTAGGTATATTCTGTGACAATACCtttgaattttaaaaagcatgGTAGAGTAATTAATATCGCTTGTTCGCTTTGTTTAATACGTATATATTTCAGGgttttattaataaagtttGATCGGTTTGCATTAAATGATGTATGATGATGTATGATTGAACATCACCTCCTAATGATGCCTCAAAAGTTACCTGCACATGGatacgccccccacccccaacaatATGTCGTTGGACTGCAAGAGGAGCCCGGAGTACCGAGAGGATCTCGTGGAGTtcagggtgaacatgcaaactccacacacagagataaGAATCCCAGCCCCAAATGTGTGCGCCGAGGAGGCTACCCATTTTGTCATTATGCTGTATTGTTGTTCATATGTTTACCATGAAGACATGAACATCAGTGACACTACCGTTAAAATTGTTATTGTATTAATATAATAGAATTTTGgtttgaaatacatttttgtatCTCATTATATAGTAGTTATTTAATAGCTGATTTACTTGATTTGGTGATTAAACAAACTACATCTTGATGTTTcccatggattttttttttcagaaataaatgttttgtgTTAATGAACGTGAAGAGAGAAATCTTGTTTAACATTAATTGTGTTAGAATATTTTGGTAACACCTTTGCAAACATGCAAGTAAACGTATAAAAAATCATAGTGCTTTGAAATGTGCACCATCGATGATACAATATTAATTAAGCAATCATAATGTATCTAGCCTTGCTGACAACCAGAATGGTCATTTGGGTAGTAATTTCACAGTATAGAGTATAGACAGACTGCTGTACCCTGTATAATTATTACATTCACTATAAATGTGAATATTGTTGGTGTATTGCAGTTTCCAATATAAGAAAAGAGCAATAATTTACTCAATGTACTTTGGCAGTTTATTAAATATGACCCTAAGATGATACAGAGAGAACTATATGTGTTACACAGTAAATGCTGAGGGGCAAAATTACTGTCTATAGATGTGTTAATggtttttaaactttaaaagcacctactggcaaaatatttttgtaaaatgaTTATTTAATAAAACCAGGTTTCTATGGTTTTATCAaacattgtttattattattattgtgtttgtaGTTGAGGTGTGCTCCTTCTGAACTGGCTGCAGGGTATCCACTGGTCTTTTTACTGGTCATGGAATTTAGGTAACTTGTCTCCAGGGATAACGACATGCTCTGCACCATCTTCTGTGATGACCACCATGTGGA is a genomic window containing:
- the psmb9a gene encoding proteasome subunit beta type-9, with product MLEESPEPSWLSEEVKTGTTIIAIEFDGGVVLGSDSRVSAGESVVNRVMNKLSPLHDKIYCALSGSAADAQTIAEVVNYQLDVHSIEIGEDPLVRSAATLVKNISYKYKEELSAHLIVAGWDRRAGGQVFVTLNGLLCRQPFAVGGSGSSYVYGFIDAEYRAGMSRRECQEFVVNTLSLAMSRDGSSGGVAYIVTIDKKGTEEKCILGNELPTFFDN